The genomic DNA CGGCGTGGTCTACGCGATGTGGCGCAGCGATCCATCGGCTGATCCGGCCCGTGTGCTCGGCCCCCTCCGGGTCCCCTGCGAGCGGGCCTTCTACGCCGACTCCCTTTACGCCGCACTGTTCGTCCGGCCCGTGCTCCTCTTCGCCCGGGTGGTCGCCCGTACCGACGACCGCGTGGTCGACGGCGCGGTGCGTGGTTCGGGGCGGGCGACTGTGGGACTGGCGGGTATGGTCCGCCTGGCACAGAACGGCAACGCCCAGCTCTACATCACCGGACTGCTCGCCGGGGTCCTCCTCCTCGCGGTCGGGGTGGTGGTCTTCGGATGATTTCCCGGTCGCCGCTCCCGGTCGTCCTCATGGTGCCGCTGGTGATCCGCCTGGCGGTGGTGCGACGTTGACTTCCTTCCCACGGCTGAAGCCCGAGGTCTCCACGCTCAAGGAGATTCGATGAGCGCGGTCCCGACCATGCCGTCCGGGTGCGGCGGACGGCTCACGACTCTGACCCCGGGCGAGGTGGCCGGACCATGAACTGGGTGTTGATCGCACTTCTCGGGGTGCCGCTGGCAGGCGCGGCCACGCTGCTCGCACCGTTCTGGCAGGATGCCGCGTCCAGAGGACGCCGACTCCGGGTGCACGCCCTGGCCGTGTCCGGAGTCACGTTCGCCCTGGCGGTGGTGCTGGCCGCCGGGTTCGACTACGGCGCCGCGGCCCGGGTGCAGTTCTCGACCGACCTGGCCTGGGTCCCGGGGCTGGACCTCAGACTCCACCTCGGGATGGACGGGATCTCGCTGCCGCTGGTCGTGCTGACCGCGCTGCTGACCTTCCTGTGCGCGGTCTATCTCTGCTGGGGCCGCGCCGACGGTCCCGGACAGCTGCTGCGGCCCAAGCCGGGCGGCAACCGGCCCCGTGCCCTGGTGTTCACGCTGCTCGTCCTCGAAGTAGGCATGATCGGCACGTTCCTCGCGCTCGACCTGCTGCTGTTCTTCGTGTTCTTCGAGATCGTCCTCATCCCGATGTACTTCGTGATCGCCGTCTGGGGCGGGAGAGGCCGGCGGGCGGCGGCGGCCAAGTTCATCCTCTATACGCTGCTCGGCTCCGTCGTGCTCCTGCTCGGCCTCCTGCTCATCTGGGCGCAGACCGGGACCTTGGACATGACCGACCTCGCCCGTGCCCGGGGATCGGGGATGTCCCCCTCGGCGCAGATCCTCGCCTTTGTCGCGGTGGGCATCGGCCTGGCGGTCAAGACCCCCATGTGGCCGCTGCACACCTGGCTGCCCGCCGCCCACACCGAGGCGCCCACCGTCGGCTCGGTGCTCCTCGCGGGCGTTCTGCTCAAGATGGGCACCTACGGCTTCGCCCGTATCGCCATCCCGATCCTGCCCGGCGGTGCCTCGGCGGTGGCCCCGTGGCTCGGCGCCTTCGCAGTGATCGGCATCGTCTACGGCTCTCTCGCCTGCCTGGCCCAGCGCGATCTCAAACGCATGATCGCCTATTCCTCGATCGGCCACATGGGCTTCGTCCTGCTGGGCTTCGCCACGCTCACCCCGGTCGGCGTCAACGGCGCTCTCTTCGGCAACGTCGCGCACGGCCTGATCACCGCCCTGCTGTTCTTCGTCGCCGGGGCGATCAAGGATCGTTACGGCACCACCGACATGCCCTCCCTCGGTGGCGGCATGCTGTCGCGTCTGCCCCACCTCGGCTCCGTGCTCACCTTCGCCTGCGTCGCCTCCCTCGGGCTGCCCGGCCTGGCGGGGTTCTGGGGAGAGATGCTGGCCCTCCTCGGCGCCTTCGATCCTGCCGCGGGACTGTCCCGCCCGCTCTACCTGCTCTTCATGGTCGCAGGGGGCCTCGGCACCGTGCTGACCGCCGCCTACTTCCTGCTCATGCTCTCCCGCGTCACCCACGGCCGGCCCACCGACACCGTCCACGCCCCGGTGCTCGCCGCGGTGGGTGGTGGCGGCGGCCGCCGACCGGGGACCGCGGCGAGCACCGGAACCGCGGGCATGCGGGACGCCACCCGCTACGAGCTGGCCACCTGGGTGCCGCTGATCGTGTTGATCCTGCTCTTCGGCCTCTGGCCGAAGACGCTTCTCCTCGTCACCGAGCCGGTGGTCCAGAGCCTCCTGGGGGCGCCGTGATCCAGTCGATCGACTACTACGCGGTCGCGCCGCTGCTGGTTCTCGCGCTCACCGCCGGCCTCGTGCTGCTTCTCGACGCCTTCCTGCCCCGCGCACCGTACACCCGGCCGCTGCTCGGCGCGGTCACTCTGGCCGGGGTGCTGGGAGCCCTGGGCGTGGTCATCGCACAGGCCGTTCGGGGCGGCGATCCGCTGCGGACCTTCTGCGTGCCCGCCGGGCTGCCCGGCCCCGCCAGGGCCGGTATCGGCCCGCTGAACCTCGGAACCCTCGCATCAGGGCCGGGCGGGCCGGCCGGGGACTCCTCGACGCTGTGCTCGTTCGTGGTCGACGACTTCACCTTGGTCTTCGCGGGTCTCGCGCTGGCCGCCGGAGTCGTCGTGGTGCTGCTGTCGATGGCGGAGCTCTCCTTCGGAGACATCCCCGTCGGCGAGTGGTACTTCCTGCTGCTCTGCACGCTGATCGGTGCGGTCGCCCTGCCCGCCTCCCGTGATCTGATCATGCTCGTGGTCGCGCTGGAGCTGGTCTCTCTGCCGGTCTTCGCGCTCACGGCGCTGCGGCGCTACGACGGCCGGAGTTCGGAGGCGGCGGTCAAGCTCTTCCTGGTCTCCGTGGTCTCCACCGCGGTGATGCTCTTCGGGGTCTCCCTGCTGTACGGCATGACCGGGACCGTCTACCTCGACCGGCTGGCCCAGGTGCTGCGGGAGCCCATCACGGCTCTTCCCGCCGGTTCAGGACCCACACCGGCGGGAGCCACCGGCGCCTACGCCTCCACGCTCCAGATCGCCTACGACCTGCCGCCGGTGCTCACCGTCGCCGTGGTCCTGGTGCTCGCCGGATTCGCCTTCAAGGTCGCGGCGGTCCCCTTCCACGCGTGGGCGGGCGACGTCTACCAGGGGGCTCCGGTCCCGGTCGCCGCCCTGCTCTCGGTGATCTCCAAGGCCGCCGGGTTCGCCGGACTGATCCTCATCCTGATCGCCGCCCTCGGCGGCCAGGTCGCCGTCTGGGCCCCACTGGTCGCGATCATCGCCGCGCTGACCATGACCGTCGGCAACCTGCTGGCTCTGCGCCAGCATCATGCCGTGCGCCTGCTCGCCTGGTCCTCGGTCGCCCAGTCGGGCTACATCCTGGCGCCACTCGGGGTCCGCGACGCCGAGGCGATGAGCGCCTCCATCGCCTACCTGGTGTTCTACGCGGCGATGAACCTCGGGGCGTTCGCGGTGGTCATGCTGGTGTCGCGGCGCGGTGTCCGCGGCGAGCTGGACGACTACCGGGGGCTGGCGTTCCGTAATCCGGCAGCGGGACTGGCGCTGGCCTTCTTTCTGATCTGCCTGGCAGGCCTGCCACCCGGACTGGCCGGGCTGTTCGCCAAGATCGTGGTGTTCCGTGAGATCGTCGGCGGCGGCGGAGCATGGCTGGCCGTGGTGATGGCCGTCAACACGGTCGTCGGCCTCTACTACTACCTTGCCTGGGCCGTACGGATCTTCACCCCGGTTCCGGCGGCCGGGGGCACCGGCATCCCTCCCGCCGAGGGCGGCGGCAGCCGTAGCGGATGGGTGCCGGTAGGTGTGGCGATCACGCTGGCTGCGGTCGTCGCGGTGATCTTCTCAGTCGCCCCCCAGACAGTGCTCGGCCTCCTGCCGGAAGCATTCGTCGCTTCCGGCTGACCGCCACGGGAACGTTCAGCCTGGCCGGAGACGTTGTCACTGGTGAATCGGCATCAACCGAAAGGGGGGTGCAGTGCACCACAACGGTCTGCGTACCGCGGTCCTTCTCGGCGCACTGTCCGCGGTGATCATCGCGGTAGGGGCATGGCTGGGTGGCGGGGCCGGCGTGCAGATCGCGGTTCTGATCGCGCTGGTGACCAATGGTGTCGCCTACTTCTTCTCCGACCGGATCGCGCTGTCCGCGATGCGGGCCCGGCCGGTGGGCGAGGTCGAGCAGCCCGTCCTCTACCGAATCGTGCGTGAGCTCTCCACGGAGGCACGCCAGCCCATGCCACGGCTCTACGTCTCGCCGACCATGCAGCCCAACGCCTTCGCGACCGGCCGCAACCCCCGCAACGCCGCGGTCTGCGTGACCTACGGCATCACCCAGCTCCTCGACGAACGTGAGCTGCGCGGGGTCATCGGACACGAGCTGTCCCATGTCTACAACCGTGACATCCTGGTCTCCTCGGTGGCGGGTGCGCTTGCCACGATGATCACTTATCTCGGTTACGTCGGCTTGTTCTTCGGCGGTGGGGACGACGACGAAGGCCCCGGGTTCATCGGTGTCCTGCTCATGATGGTGCTCGGCCCGGTCGCCGCCGGGATGATCCAGATGGCCATCTCCCGGTCCCGCGAATACCAGGCGGACGAGTCCGGGGCACGGTTGACCGGTGACCCGCTGGCACTCGCCTCCGCACTGAGAAAGATCGAGATGGGCACCCGGCAGTTGCCGCTGCCGGAGAACGGCCGTATCGCCTCCGCCTCCCATCTCATGATCGCAAATCCCTTCCGCGGCGCTGGAATCGGCCGGATCTTCTCCACCCACCCGCCCACCTCTGAACGTGTCGCCCGGCTGGAGCGGATGGCCGGCTATCGCCGCTGAGCTCGGCTCTGAGGCTGGGCCCGATTCGGGATCTGAGGCCGGGCCCGTCTCAGGATCTGAGGCTGAGCCGATCCAGGTTCTGAGGCTGGGCCCGATTCAGGATCTGAGGCCGGGCCCGTCTCAGGATCTGAGGCTGAGCCGATCCAGGATCTGAGGCCGGGCCTGACTCAAGGGCTGAGCCCGGCGACGATCGGGTTGTGCACGGTGCCGGGCACGGTGAAGGTGTCCACCGATTGGGCGGTGCCCGATCCCAGGTCCAGCCGATACCAGCTGTAGACGGCGTCGGTCCCGCTGCCGGCCTTGCCGGGGAGGACCATCTGCAGGTCGAGGTGGCCGGCACCGTCCCAGCGAAGCCGGACGGGGATCTTCGCGGCGGGAAGGGGGATCGGCTGCCGACCGCCCGACCTTCCCGCCGCCACGTCCCACAGGCTGATGGCCGAGTCATCGGAGGTGAAATGGGCGACGGTCGTGCCGTCCGGGCTGAGAGCGCCCCCTACGGGGGCGCGGCCTTTCTCGGCCAGGGTGACCGTCGAGTAGATCCCCGCCCCGAACTCGCCGTCGACCGCGAGCATCAGCTTGGCGCCGGGGCTGAAGCTCCATGGTTGCAACCCCGGTGGCACCACCGTGCTCTTCCCGCTTCGCGCATCGAGAACCTTCTCTTCCTGCTCGCTGCCCAGAACCAGGTAGCGCCCGGTCGGGGCGAGATCGATCCGCGTGGAGCGCAGTCGGCGCGACCACCGCACTCCGGGGACCTCACGCATCCTTCCGGTGGACATGTTCCGGATGACGAGCGCCCCGTCCCCACGACGGAAGTAGGCGACATGCCTCCCGTCGGGAGACAGCGCGAGCGGCGCCCGCTGCTTCCCCGTCTTGCCGGTGAACACCCGGGCGTCGGTGAGCTTGATCACCTGGCCGTCCCAGGTCCAGAGCGTCCAGGGAGCACAGAAGCAGCCGTCCAGCCCCGCATAGCGGACCAGAGGCCCGGTGGCCTCCGTCGCCGTACCCGCCTCTACCGGAGCCCCCGCTCCCATGAGCACGGCGAGCACGCCGACGAGAAGGGCAGGCCGACGTAACACCTTCACCGTGGGACCCCCTGAACTCGTCGGCAGGGGGATGATCGGCGCGTACGGGCCACTGTACGTGCCGTATAAGGCTTTCCACCGGTATGACCGTCCGTGTCACCAGGAAGTAGTCCAGGAGGTACTTCCGGGACCTTCCCTCGCGTGACACTCGTCGACGGTGTCAAGAACAGTGAGCGTGCCCGGACTCACCAGAGCCGTCATGGCGCTCCGATCCGGCCTCCTCTCGCCCGTCGGTAACGCGTGGGCCCAGTGGAGTCAGGGACCTCAAGAATGCAGGGTGAGCGGGTCGGTCTCCTCCGGAGAGAGGCCGGGGATGCCGTCGATGCTCTGGCGGTTGTTCTTGGCGCGGTAGGCGCGCTTCTGCTGGACGTCCTTACGGCCCGTCCATTCGTCCAGCAGGATCCGGTCCTCATCGAAGGACATGAACGGAACCGAGTATCCGCAGGAGTCGGAGATGCGGTCGCAGTCGACGACGATGATCGACCGGGTGCCCGGATGCGGACCGAACTTTTTGATCATCTCGGGGAATTCGGGGCTCTCCGGGACGACGACCCGGCCCGTGCCGTACAGCCGGACAATGTTGGGAGGTCCGGAGAAAGCGCAGAACATGATGGTGATGCGGCCGTTCTGACGGAGATGGGAGATCGTCTCCACGCCGCTGCCGTCCAGGTCGAGATAGGCCACCGTGGTGTCCCCGAGAACGGCGAAGGTGTCGGCATATCCCTTGGGGGAGACGTTGACATGACCGCCTCGCTCAGGAGCCGTCGCGACGAAGTAAACCGGCTGCGCTTCGATGAACGCCCGCAATCGGCCGTCGATCTTGTCATGAATTTTCCCCATAAAAGGAAGATAGACGGTGAATGTTGACTGGTCAGCTACCAGACTCAGGGCGTTCCTGATCTTGAAGGAGCCCGGTCTGCGGATGGTCCCGGCGCCGGAGTCCACCGTTCCGGCCACATCGCGGACGAGGAGCTCGGCACCTCTGATGCGATTCGCGGAACGGCCGCCGCCACGGACAGGAGGGCGAATTCCTCGTCCACTCCGCCCTCGGATTCCTTTGGAAGGACTCGCGGACAACCGCCGTGGCGGCAAGTACGACACGTATCCGTAAAGACTTCACCAGTGTTCCGCTCATCTTCCCGACGGATGTGGTTCGAATGATGAGAGGCCGCATGCGGACCGGCGATGTCGCCGGGGGAGATCCAGCCTGGACAAGGCTTGGGCTTTCGCGGGAGAGCCCTGGAGCCACCTTCGCCTACCGTGGGATTCAGGTCCCGCGCCGTGCCGGTGTCGTTTCTGACGGCAATCCAGCGTCCGGTCAGTCCAGGCATCGCCCAGGGCGCACCGATCCGACATGGAGTGATGTGTGATGATCAAGCTCAGGAACGCCCTGGTGGCCGGAACGATGCTGGCCTCCGCTCTTGTCGCACCCATGGCGATGCAGATCCAGTCCGCAGGTGCCGCCACCGCGACTGAGACCGTCTCTGTCACGTCCGCCCAGAAGCCCTGCTGGAAGCACCGGAATCCCGAAAAGTGCTATGCCCGTAACCACGGCGGCGGTGGCGGGGGCGGGCATCACGGCGGCGGTGGCGACAGCAGTGACTTCGACGACGACTTCAGCCCCGGCGGTGGCGGCTCCGGCATCAACAACTGATATGCCGGGGAGCGGTCCGGGAAACCCCCGCCTACCTTCCACGTCCGTGTACGTCTGAACCAACCGGGCGGGCCTGCACGGCCCATGAGCCCGGGGCGGCCGGGGCACAGGTGAGGGCGAATGCCTTCAGCCATGTGCCCCGCGTGCGCCTCTTTAGCCGACAAGGCCCTGATCCGCAGGTCGGGGCCCTGATCGTCCGTCTGCTAGCGGTAGTTCGTGAACTGAAGAGCGATCTCCAGGTCCTTGCCCTTGAGCAGGGCGATGACCTCTTGTAGTTCGTCTCTCTTCTTGGAACTCACCCGCAGTTCCTCACCCTGGATCTGGGCCTTGATCCCCTTGGGGCCCTCATCTCGGATGATCTTCGAGATTTTCTTGGCGTGCTCCTGGTCGATACCCTCCTTAAGGGTGACCACCAGGCGGTATTCCTTGCCGGACAACTTGGGCTCATCCGCGTCCAGGACCTTGAGCGAGAGCCCTCGCTTGACCAGCTTGTCCTTGAACACGTCAAGGACGGCATTGGCCCGCTCCTCGCTGTTGGCCTTGATCTCGACAGCCTTCTGGCCGCCCGACCAGGCGATGCTCGCGCCGGTGCCCTTGAAGTCGAATCGGTGCCCGACCTCCTTGACCGTCTGGTTCAGCGCGTTGTCGGCCTCCTGATGGTCGATCTTGCTGACGATGTCAAAACTGCTGTCGGCCATGCGTCGACTATCCTTTCTAGCTCTCATGCCGACCCTAGCGCTTCGCCTATCGGCTCACGATGAGCGTGACCGTCAACGCTGACGCGACGGTGTTCAAACAAGCGGGAAACGCCGCCGGACCGGCGCCCGGCCGCACACCCGCTACGGCGCGGGATCTTCAACCTCCCGTCGGACTCTCTACGCGAGATGCGGTCATAAGACACGAACGTCCTGGTCCGACTGGCTGCCGACGAGGGCGCCTCGCCGATGTCACGTCACGTGCCGAAGTCCGCTATTCTTCTTCATGTCACCGCCTCGCGCGGATGGCGCGGCAGGTTGCCCGAGTGGTCAAAGGGAGCGGTCTGTAAAACCGTCGGCTCAGCCTACGCAGGTTCAAGTCCTGCACCTGCCACACCAGCTTTTCCCAGCTCAGAGCCCCGCAAGGGGCTCTTTTGCTTTTCCGGGACATGCAGCCAGACGCGGCCGTGAGCAGCCGCATGTCACCAGTCCACCAATATGCGTGCAATGATCTTGGCCGCGTTTTCCCAGGTCGCACTGGGCTTTCCGGCCGGTGCGGAGACAGGAATCGGTCCCGGAAACGACGGAGGACCCCGGAGCGATTCCGGGGTCCCGTTCGTACAGCGGGCATGTCACGCGGTAAGCGCGTCATTGATCCGCTTGTTCGCCACATCCTTCTGTCCGTCGAGGCACTTTGCGTAGACCCGCAAGAGGACGTCCACGCTGTGCCCGGCCCGTTCAGCCACGTCGGGAGCCGAGACGCCCGCGTTGAGCCAGAGCGACACCGCCGCGTGCCTCAGGTCATACGGCCTGCGTGCCAGGGGAGAGGCCACCTGCGCAGGGGTGAGGGCCAGCTTCCGAGCCTCCTGCCAGACCTCGGTGTAGGCCGTCGAGGCGATCACCCCGCCCCGCTCACTGCGGAAGATGCGCCCGTCCGCACCTGTCCCGTACTCGTCGATGTGCTGCCTCAGGATCTTCACGAGTTCGGGAGGGATCGGCACCGGCCGCACGTCGTCGCGGCCCCGATGCTTGAGGCCTCGTTCCTCGTGGGCGTTCCCGCTGTCGGTCCACTTCGTGTTGACCTCCGACCGGGAAACATCGACCGTCAGCCGTCCCCAGCTCTTGAGCGGCAGATGGCAGTCCTGGAGTCGTAGGCCGACTGCTTCCGCCGGGCGCAGCGCCGCGTAGTACATACAGGCGAACAGCGCCAAGAGCCGCCGGCCCCGTCCGCGCCCACCCACGTAGGTGACCATGATCGGGAGTTCTTGAGCCTGCTGCGGATTGACCGCCACAGGAGGGTCCACGGTCTCGGTGACCTTGGGCGGCTTCCACTTGACCTTGTGCAGCGGGTTGGAGTTCCTCCAGTTCCACCGCGTACTCAAGCACGGCATGGAAGACGGCTCGCTTGCGAGCGATCGTGTTAGGAGCAGCCGCCTTGCCGTCAAGCGGCAGCGCGCCGCGCCGCCGTACCCGGCCCTCTGCTGCACGCCGACCGGGCGTGCGGCGTGGGCGCCGGTCCCGGCCGGCGGCGATCCGGGCCGTCCACCGACCCGCGCACCGCCGTACCCAATCAACGCACCGACCACCGGCACGCCGCCGTATAAGTTCTAGAAGTCCGCTGAAGATCTTGTGTTCTGGTCTCGCGTCAGATGATGCGGGGCCAGACTCGTCGGTGTGCAGGGTGAATGGGCTGGAGAGCTGATCGGACCGGATGTGTGGCAGACCTGCCGGGAGCTGATCCCGGCAGGGAGCGTGTTCGCGTTCATGGCCGAACACCGCCAGGCGTTGTTTCCGGCGGAGATGTTCACCGACATGTACCCCTCGGCCAACGGGCGACCGAGTATGCCGCCGCAGGTGCTGGCCGCGGCCCTGGTGCTGCAGGCCCTATCGGGGGTATCGGACTTCGAGGCGGTCCAGCAGTTGCGCTGTGACCTGCGGTGGAAAGCCGCCTGCGGGCTAGGGTTGTATGACAGCGCGTTCGATCCGTCGTTGCTGACCTACTTTCGCCGTCGGCTGGCCCGCTCAACCGACCCGGACCGGATCTTCACCCGGGTCAAGGAGGTCATCGCCGCCACCGGGGTGCTTAAGGGCAGGCAGCGGCGGGCGCTGGATTCCACCGTGCTCGATGACGCGGTGGCCACCCAAGACACCATCACCCAGTTGATCGCCGCCGTTCGCGGGGTAATCCGTCAGGTGCCCGGCGCTGATCAGGTCGCCGCCGCCCAGTGCACCGGCCACGACTACACCGGCGATCCGGGCAAGCCACGCATCGCCTGGAACGACGAGCAGGCGCGGGAGGCGTTGGTGGATGCGCTGGTCGGCGACGCGATCCGCCTGCTGGCCCATCTGCCCCGACAGCCGCTGGGCGAGCAGGCCGCCACCGCGGTCGGCCTGCTCGCGCTGGTCGCCTACCAAGACGTTGAGCCTGCCGAGGGCTCCGACGGCACCGACGGCCGCTGGCGCATCGCCCGGCGCACCGCTCATGACCGGATCGTCTCATGCGTCGATCCCGAAGCCCGGCACGTGCACAAAAACCGCACCCAGCGCCAGGACGGCTACAAGGCGCACCTGGCCGTGGAACCGGAAAGCGGGATCTACACCGCCGTCGCCCTGCGCCCCGGGACCGGAGCCGGCCACCATGAGGCGGCCGTGGCCGAACAGCTGCTGAACGGCGAAGACGGGCCGGTCACCGTGCTGGCCGATGCCGCTTACGGCACCGGCCAGGCCCGCCAGAGGCTGCGGGCCGCCGGCCACACGCTGATCGTCAAGCCGCCCCCGCTACGCCAAGCCGTCCCCGGTGGCTTCACCGTCGACGACTTCACCGTCGACACCGTCGCGGGCACGGTCACCTGCCCGGCCGGGCACGCCGTCGTCCTAGGCCGACCGCAGGTCAGCGGCGCCCGCATCGCCCAGTTCAAGAAACGGTGCACTGCCTGCCCATTGCGGGCCCGTTGCACCACTGCCACAACCGGGCGCAACGTCAACGTCCATCTCCACCATGACCTGCTGGCCGCCGCTCGCCGCCAAGCCGCGACCGACTCGGCATGGCAGGCCGACTACCGCCGCTGGCGGCCGCCGGTCGAACGCGGCGTGGCCTGGCTGGTCGCCCACGGCAACCGCCGCCTGCGCTATCTGGGTGCCATCAAGAACAACGCCTGGCTCCATACCCGCGCCGCTGCTCTCAATCTCCGCACTCTGGTCAACCTCGGCCTCACCCACACAGACGGCGCCTGGACCCTCGCCCCGGCCGTCGCTTGACCGCGCCAGACTCACCCCTGCCACCACAAACCCAGCAAGATCTTCAGCGGACTTCTAGGCTCGCGAGTCGACAGCACCGCCCAGCAGCGGGCCGTTCAAGACCTCCTGAGTTAATACAACACCAGTCAACCGGGCCGCGAGCAGCAGAGCCCCATCGGTCGCCGGGTGATAGACGTTCTCGTCTTCGTCCTCGTCTCCCGGTGTATGTCCGGGATCGAAGCCTGCCTCCCTCATCGCGTCCACCAAACGATCCGGATCGCTCCCATACCGCCATGCGGGGATGGTGGGGTTGAAGGAAGTCATCGTCTCTCCGTCACGGGCATACACGAAGTAGTTGGACGCGTGGTCGTGCCGCAAGACCGATACGACCTCTGTCCCGGCAGACAGTGCTCGCAAGGCATCGAGTTCTGTCGCCTGCCAGCCGTACACCTCGATAAGCACGGTCCAACCGCCCAGACGTCCAGCCAGAACCGTGTCAGGGAAAAGTCCTTCGTCCATTAGCTCGCTGTAGGTAAGCGGCCGAATGCTCTCCTCGCTGGCACCCAAACGTCGAAGCACCTCGGCCTCGTCGAGCCCCCATACGAAGGTCAGACACCACAGGTCACCTAATTCATGGTCGTCGGCCAGCCAGGCGACATCGGCGTAAGTGATCTCCACTCGCAGCACTCCCCCTTCTGTCGTCCCCTCAGGTATGCCGCCAAGGTAGCGATCAGTCCCGACATTCGTGATCCCCTACGGGTTCTACGGTTCTTGAACACCATTTGCCTCCGGCGGGGGCACTCCAGTTCCGGGATGATCGTCAGGAGCAAGAGACCGGTTGGTAGGTGGCTGGGGGCTGGCTCTTCCCGTCGCTGTCGCCCCAGGACAAGCCGAGCAGACCAGGGCCAGTTCCCCGGAGGGTGGGACGACAGCGACGGGAAGAGCCAGCGGAGGTGCGTGCGTCCGCACGAGGTGCTCAGGCCGTGCCATTCGCGTGCCAGTAGGGCCGGAAACAAGGGGGAATCACAGGGCCTCACGGACAGGGTGAGACCGCCTCTGACCAGCTCCGCAACAGCTCACAGGATCGTGTACCGAGATCTTCCAAACTGGCGGTCATGCATGGAGCAGGATGTGCTGATCAAGTGCGTCACAGCAGACGTCGAAGCCACTGTGACGGGGGCATTCGACCTCTCTGGATTGCGGACAGTAGTAGACATCCGAGCAGCCGCAGTCAAAGAACTCGGGCAGAGGATCGGGAAGGCTGTTCATGATCGTGGACATGTGAGTCCCGGCGCCGTCGTTCAAGGCCCCGTGCAGTCCAGGGCCAGGAAGGCTCGCGTAAGTGCACCTACGGGGCTAATCTCCCGGCTATGAAGCGATCTCCACTGATCACTCACATCTCTTGGGGCCGCATAGTCGTCAAGGG from Streptosporangium sp. NBC_01756 includes the following:
- a CDS encoding complex I subunit 4 family protein, translating into MNWVLIALLGVPLAGAATLLAPFWQDAASRGRRLRVHALAVSGVTFALAVVLAAGFDYGAAARVQFSTDLAWVPGLDLRLHLGMDGISLPLVVLTALLTFLCAVYLCWGRADGPGQLLRPKPGGNRPRALVFTLLVLEVGMIGTFLALDLLLFFVFFEIVLIPMYFVIAVWGGRGRRAAAAKFILYTLLGSVVLLLGLLLIWAQTGTLDMTDLARARGSGMSPSAQILAFVAVGIGLAVKTPMWPLHTWLPAAHTEAPTVGSVLLAGVLLKMGTYGFARIAIPILPGGASAVAPWLGAFAVIGIVYGSLACLAQRDLKRMIAYSSIGHMGFVLLGFATLTPVGVNGALFGNVAHGLITALLFFVAGAIKDRYGTTDMPSLGGGMLSRLPHLGSVLTFACVASLGLPGLAGFWGEMLALLGAFDPAAGLSRPLYLLFMVAGGLGTVLTAAYFLLMLSRVTHGRPTDTVHAPVLAAVGGGGGRRPGTAASTGTAGMRDATRYELATWVPLIVLILLFGLWPKTLLLVTEPVVQSLLGAP
- the htpX gene encoding zinc metalloprotease HtpX, producing MHHNGLRTAVLLGALSAVIIAVGAWLGGGAGVQIAVLIALVTNGVAYFFSDRIALSAMRARPVGEVEQPVLYRIVRELSTEARQPMPRLYVSPTMQPNAFATGRNPRNAAVCVTYGITQLLDERELRGVIGHELSHVYNRDILVSSVAGALATMITYLGYVGLFFGGGDDDEGPGFIGVLLMMVLGPVAAGMIQMAISRSREYQADESGARLTGDPLALASALRKIEMGTRQLPLPENGRIASASHLMIANPFRGAGIGRIFSTHPPTSERVARLERMAGYRR
- a CDS encoding tyrosine-type recombinase/integrase, whose amino-acid sequence is MSTRWNWRNSNPLHKVKWKPPKVTETVDPPVAVNPQQAQELPIMVTYVGGRGRGRRLLALFACMYYAALRPAEAVGLRLQDCHLPLKSWGRLTVDVSRSEVNTKWTDSGNAHEERGLKHRGRDDVRPVPIPPELVKILRQHIDEYGTGADGRIFRSERGGVIASTAYTEVWQEARKLALTPAQVASPLARRPYDLRHAAVSLWLNAGVSAPDVAERAGHSVDVLLRVYAKCLDGQKDVANKRINDALTA
- a CDS encoding pyridoxamine 5'-phosphate oxidase family protein, producing MGKIHDKIDGRLRAFIEAQPVYFVATAPERGGHVNVSPKGYADTFAVLGDTTVAYLDLDGSGVETISHLRQNGRITIMFCAFSGPPNIVRLYGTGRVVVPESPEFPEMIKKFGPHPGTRSIIVVDCDRISDSCGYSVPFMSFDEDRILLDEWTGRKDVQQKRAYRAKNNRQSIDGIPGLSPEETDPLTLHS
- a CDS encoding NADH-quinone oxidoreductase subunit N; its protein translation is MIQSIDYYAVAPLLVLALTAGLVLLLDAFLPRAPYTRPLLGAVTLAGVLGALGVVIAQAVRGGDPLRTFCVPAGLPGPARAGIGPLNLGTLASGPGGPAGDSSTLCSFVVDDFTLVFAGLALAAGVVVVLLSMAELSFGDIPVGEWYFLLLCTLIGAVALPASRDLIMLVVALELVSLPVFALTALRRYDGRSSEAAVKLFLVSVVSTAVMLFGVSLLYGMTGTVYLDRLAQVLREPITALPAGSGPTPAGATGAYASTLQIAYDLPPVLTVAVVLVLAGFAFKVAAVPFHAWAGDVYQGAPVPVAALLSVISKAAGFAGLILILIAALGGQVAVWAPLVAIIAALTMTVGNLLALRQHHAVRLLAWSSVAQSGYILAPLGVRDAEAMSASIAYLVFYAAMNLGAFAVVMLVSRRGVRGELDDYRGLAFRNPAAGLALAFFLICLAGLPPGLAGLFAKIVVFREIVGGGGAWLAVVMAVNTVVGLYYYLAWAVRIFTPVPAAGGTGIPPAEGGGSRSGWVPVGVAITLAAVVAVIFSVAPQTVLGLLPEAFVASG
- a CDS encoding WD40 repeat domain-containing protein codes for the protein MKVLRRPALLVGVLAVLMGAGAPVEAGTATEATGPLVRYAGLDGCFCAPWTLWTWDGQVIKLTDARVFTGKTGKQRAPLALSPDGRHVAYFRRGDGALVIRNMSTGRMREVPGVRWSRRLRSTRIDLAPTGRYLVLGSEQEEKVLDARSGKSTVVPPGLQPWSFSPGAKLMLAVDGEFGAGIYSTVTLAEKGRAPVGGALSPDGTTVAHFTSDDSAISLWDVAAGRSGGRQPIPLPAAKIPVRLRWDGAGHLDLQMVLPGKAGSGTDAVYSWYRLDLGSGTAQSVDTFTVPGTVHNPIVAGLSP
- a CDS encoding YajQ family cyclic di-GMP-binding protein, whose protein sequence is MADSSFDIVSKIDHQEADNALNQTVKEVGHRFDFKGTGASIAWSGGQKAVEIKANSEERANAVLDVFKDKLVKRGLSLKVLDADEPKLSGKEYRLVVTLKEGIDQEHAKKISKIIRDEGPKGIKAQIQGEELRVSSKKRDELQEVIALLKGKDLEIALQFTNYR